One Pseudomonas fluorescens genomic region harbors:
- the nuoH gene encoding NADH-quinone oxidoreductase subunit NuoH: MTWFTPEVIDVILTVIKAIVILLAVVVAGALLSFVERRLLGWWQDRYGPNRVGPFGMFQIAADMLKMFFKEDWTPPFADKVIFTLAPVVAMSALLIAFAIIPITPTWGVADLNIGLLFFFAMAGLSVYAVLFAGWSSNNKFALLGSLRASAQTVSYEVFMGLALMGIVVQVGSFNMRDIVEYQAQNLWFIIPQFFGFCTFFIAGVAVTHRHPFDQPEAEQELADGYHIEYAGMKWGMFFVGEYIGIILISALLVTLFFGGWHGPFGILPQLSFVWFALKTAFFIMLFILLRASIPRPRYDQVMDFSWKFCLPLTLINLLVTAAVVLWNTPAVAVQ, translated from the coding sequence ATGACATGGTTCACCCCTGAAGTGATCGATGTGATCCTGACGGTCATCAAAGCCATCGTGATTCTGCTGGCCGTGGTGGTCGCAGGCGCCTTGCTCAGCTTTGTCGAACGTCGTCTGCTGGGCTGGTGGCAGGACCGCTACGGTCCGAACCGCGTCGGTCCGTTTGGTATGTTCCAGATCGCCGCCGACATGCTGAAGATGTTCTTCAAGGAAGACTGGACTCCACCGTTTGCCGACAAGGTGATCTTCACCCTGGCACCGGTGGTGGCCATGTCTGCCCTGCTGATCGCCTTTGCAATCATCCCGATCACCCCGACCTGGGGCGTGGCGGATCTGAACATCGGCCTGCTGTTCTTCTTCGCCATGGCCGGTCTGTCGGTGTACGCAGTGCTGTTCGCTGGCTGGTCGAGTAACAACAAGTTCGCCCTGCTGGGCAGCTTGCGTGCCTCGGCGCAGACCGTCTCCTACGAAGTGTTCATGGGCCTGGCCCTGATGGGCATCGTGGTGCAGGTCGGCTCGTTCAACATGCGCGACATCGTCGAATACCAGGCGCAGAACCTGTGGTTCATCATTCCGCAGTTCTTCGGCTTCTGTACCTTCTTCATTGCTGGCGTCGCCGTGACTCACCGTCACCCGTTCGACCAGCCGGAAGCGGAACAGGAACTGGCCGACGGTTACCACATTGAATACGCCGGTATGAAATGGGGCATGTTCTTCGTCGGTGAATACATCGGCATCATCCTGATCTCGGCGCTGCTGGTCACCCTGTTCTTCGGTGGCTGGCACGGTCCGTTCGGCATTCTGCCGCAACTGTCCTTCGTCTGGTTCGCACTGAAGACCGCGTTCTTCATCATGCTGTTCATCCTGCTGCGCGCTTCCATCCCGCGTCCGCGTTATGACCAGGTGATGGATTTCAGCTGGAAATTCTGCCTGCCACTGACCCTGATCAATTTGCTGGTGACCGCGGCGGTCGTGTTGTGGAACACGCCTGCGGTTGCGGTTCAGTGA
- the nuoI gene encoding NADH-quinone oxidoreductase subunit NuoI translates to MFKYIGDIVKGTGTQLRSLVMVFGHGFRKRDTLQYPEEQVYLPPRYRGRIVLTRDPDGEERCVACNLCAVACPVGCISLQKAETEDGRWYPDFFRINFSRCIFCGLCEEACPTTAIQLTPDFEMAEFKRQDLVYEKEDLLISGPGKNPDYNFYRVAGMAIAGKPKGAAQNEAEPINVKSLLP, encoded by the coding sequence ATGTTCAAATATATTGGCGACATCGTTAAGGGTACCGGTACCCAGTTGCGCAGCCTGGTCATGGTCTTCGGCCATGGCTTCCGCAAGCGCGACACCCTGCAATACCCGGAAGAACAGGTCTACCTGCCGCCGCGTTACCGTGGCCGCATCGTACTGACCCGCGACCCCGACGGCGAAGAACGCTGCGTAGCCTGCAACCTGTGCGCCGTGGCTTGCCCGGTGGGTTGCATCTCGCTGCAGAAAGCTGAAACCGAAGACGGTCGCTGGTACCCGGACTTCTTCCGTATCAACTTCTCGCGCTGCATTTTCTGCGGTCTCTGCGAGGAAGCCTGTCCGACCACCGCGATCCAGCTGACCCCGGATTTCGAGATGGCCGAGTTCAAACGTCAGGACCTGGTGTACGAGAAAGAAGATCTTTTGATCTCCGGCCCCGGCAAAAACCCTGATTACAACTTCTATCGTGTTGCAGGTATGGCAATCGCTGGCAAGCCGAAAGGCGCTGCGCAGAATGAAGCCGAACCGATCAACGTGAAGAGCTTGCTGCCTTAA
- the nuoJ gene encoding NADH-quinone oxidoreductase subunit J: MEFAFYFASGIAVVSTLRVVTNTNPVHALLYLIISLIAVAMTFFALGAPFAGVLEVIAYAGAIMVLFVFVVMMLNLGPASVQQERTWLKPGIWAGPVILAGLLLAELLYVLFAHQSGQAIGHTTVDAKAVGVSLFGPYLLVVELASMLLLAAAVTAFHLGRNEAKE, from the coding sequence ATGGAATTCGCTTTCTATTTCGCATCGGGTATTGCGGTGGTGTCCACGCTGCGTGTGGTCACCAACACCAACCCTGTGCACGCCCTGCTCTACCTGATCATCTCGTTGATCGCCGTGGCCATGACCTTCTTCGCCCTCGGCGCACCGTTTGCCGGTGTGCTGGAAGTGATCGCCTACGCCGGCGCCATCATGGTGCTGTTCGTGTTCGTGGTGATGATGCTCAACCTGGGTCCCGCCTCGGTGCAGCAGGAACGCACCTGGCTCAAACCCGGCATCTGGGCAGGACCGGTGATTCTCGCCGGGCTGCTGCTGGCCGAACTGCTGTATGTGCTGTTCGCTCACCAGAGCGGCCAGGCCATCGGCCACACCACCGTAGACGCGAAAGCCGTGGGCGTCAGCCTGTTTGGCCCGTACCTGCTGGTGGTCGAACTCGCCTCGATGCTGCTGCTCGCCGCAGCCGTCACGGCGTTCCATTTGGGCCGTAACGAGGCGAAGGAGTAA
- the nuoK gene encoding NADH-quinone oxidoreductase subunit NuoK — MPAIPLEHGLAVAGILFCLGLVGLMVRRNILFVLMSLEVMMNASALAFIVAGARWAQPDGQIMFILVISLAAAEASIGLAILLQLYRRFHTLDIDAASEMRG, encoded by the coding sequence ATGCCTGCTATCCCTCTCGAGCATGGACTGGCGGTTGCCGGCATCCTGTTCTGCCTTGGTCTGGTCGGCCTGATGGTCCGCCGCAACATTTTGTTCGTGTTGATGAGTCTGGAAGTGATGATGAACGCCTCTGCCCTGGCCTTCATCGTTGCGGGCGCCCGCTGGGCGCAACCGGATGGACAGATCATGTTCATCCTGGTGATCAGCCTTGCAGCGGCCGAGGCCAGTATTGGCCTGGCGATCCTGCTGCAACTGTATCGCCGCTTCCACACGCTCGATATCGACGCTGCCAGTGAGATGCGCGGATGA